One window of the Actinomyces wuliandei genome contains the following:
- a CDS encoding sugar ABC transporter ATP-binding protein encodes MTAGRPTAPTRPVVLAGRGVTKAYGATHALRGVDLEVHQGEVLALIGENGAGKSTLMKILSGVEQPSSGTVELDGQPVLLASPAQAVALGVAIIHQELSLCPNLSVVDNIFLGRELAGPTGVARRREREATRAVLERLGEEIDPGALVGDLSLGQQQLVEIARALDEDARVLIMDEPTSALSASEVEVLFSVIRDLTSRGVAVVYISHHMDECLEVADTAVVLRDGRLVASRPVAEVDLPWIVRTMAGRDQSDLFPAITASPGQVVLQVEDLVVPDPANPSRLAVDTVSLSVREGEVVAVYGLMGAGRTELLETLAGRHRPAAGRILLDGRDVTATSVADRIDQGVVLAPEDRQADGLVQVMSVGSNMSLAALRRLTRAGTIHRRREAAEVGRGIEAVRVKTESASAPITSLSGGNQQKVVLAKVLMTAPRLVLLDEPTRGVDIGARSDIFATTAQIAGSGAGVLLATSELAEALQASTRLLVMARGRLVAELDPCTATRDQVMAATGEQLRTA; translated from the coding sequence ATGACGGCGGGGCGGCCGACGGCGCCCACTCGGCCAGTGGTCCTCGCGGGGCGGGGTGTCACCAAGGCCTATGGGGCCACCCACGCGCTGCGCGGCGTGGACCTGGAGGTCCACCAGGGCGAGGTTCTCGCCCTCATTGGGGAGAATGGAGCCGGGAAGTCCACGCTGATGAAGATACTCTCCGGCGTGGAGCAGCCCAGCTCGGGGACCGTCGAGCTCGACGGGCAGCCGGTGCTCCTCGCCTCCCCGGCGCAGGCGGTGGCGCTGGGCGTGGCGATCATCCACCAGGAGCTCAGCCTGTGCCCCAACCTCTCCGTGGTGGACAACATCTTCCTGGGTCGCGAGCTGGCTGGGCCCACCGGTGTGGCCAGGCGCCGTGAGCGCGAGGCCACCCGCGCCGTCCTGGAGCGGTTGGGGGAGGAGATCGACCCTGGCGCCCTGGTGGGCGACCTGAGCCTGGGCCAGCAGCAACTCGTCGAGATCGCCCGCGCCCTGGACGAGGACGCCCGAGTACTCATCATGGACGAGCCCACCTCCGCCCTGTCCGCCTCCGAGGTCGAGGTCCTCTTCAGTGTCATCCGCGACCTGACCTCCCGTGGCGTCGCCGTGGTCTACATCTCCCACCACATGGACGAGTGCTTGGAAGTCGCGGACACTGCCGTCGTCCTTCGGGACGGCAGGCTGGTGGCCAGCCGTCCCGTGGCGGAGGTGGACCTGCCCTGGATCGTGCGCACCATGGCCGGACGCGACCAGTCTGACCTTTTCCCCGCCATCACGGCGAGCCCGGGACAAGTGGTTCTCCAGGTGGAGGACCTTGTGGTGCCCGACCCAGCCAACCCCTCCCGCCTCGCGGTGGACACGGTGTCCTTGAGCGTGAGGGAGGGCGAGGTCGTCGCCGTCTACGGGCTCATGGGCGCCGGGCGCACCGAGCTGCTAGAGACCCTGGCCGGCCGCCACCGCCCGGCCGCAGGGCGGATCCTTCTGGACGGGCGGGACGTCACCGCTACCTCGGTGGCCGACAGGATCGACCAGGGCGTGGTCCTGGCGCCGGAGGACCGCCAGGCTGACGGGCTGGTCCAAGTCATGAGCGTGGGCTCCAACATGTCGCTGGCCGCCCTGAGACGCCTCACCCGGGCGGGCACCATCCACAGGCGGCGGGAGGCCGCCGAGGTGGGCAGGGGGATCGAGGCAGTGCGGGTCAAGACGGAGTCCGCCTCTGCACCTATCACCTCCCTGTCCGGCGGCAACCAGCAGAAGGTGGTCCTGGCCAAGGTGCTCATGACTGCCCCGCGCCTGGTGCTGCTGGACGAGCCCACACGGGGCGTGGACATCGGCGCCAGGTCGGACATCTTCGCCACGACGGCGCAGATCGCCGGATCCGGCGCCGGAGTGCTCCTGGCCACCTCCGAGCTGGCCGAGGCTCTGCAGGCCAGTACCAGGCTCCTGGTCATGGCCCGGGGGCGCCTGGTGGCTGAGCTGGACCCGTGCACCGCCACCCGCGACCAGGTCATGGCCGCCACGGGTGAGCAGCTGAGGACCGCGTGA
- a CDS encoding DUF2291 family protein has translation MSAVWRRPILWRTVAAAVLVAVCLLGTRFVSPSEAEAILSGDSVDPVDYATDTYSDVVAYVEDNAVPLPELAADLEADEDAAAEQHGQRDGEAAYTYATTFSGIVGGGGFGTVSVQVDGMPRGVAVYVPTGPALTGTALRDVTGETTFDMFTNQIDYAQVGITLNEQVRDDVLVPADLASLGGRTVTVTGAFAYSDPQAITVVPVSIKVGS, from the coding sequence GTGAGCGCGGTCTGGCGCCGCCCAATTCTGTGGCGCACGGTGGCGGCGGCGGTGCTGGTGGCCGTCTGTCTCCTGGGCACCCGGTTCGTCTCGCCCTCCGAGGCTGAGGCGATCCTGTCAGGTGACAGCGTCGACCCCGTCGACTACGCGACGGACACCTACTCCGACGTCGTTGCCTACGTGGAGGATAACGCGGTCCCCCTTCCCGAGCTCGCGGCCGATCTGGAGGCTGACGAGGACGCTGCCGCCGAGCAGCACGGCCAGCGTGACGGCGAGGCCGCCTACACCTACGCCACCACCTTCAGCGGCATCGTGGGTGGGGGAGGCTTCGGCACCGTCTCGGTCCAGGTGGACGGCATGCCCCGGGGTGTGGCCGTCTACGTGCCCACCGGGCCGGCACTGACCGGGACGGCGCTGCGGGACGTCACGGGGGAGACCACCTTTGACATGTTCACCAACCAGATCGACTACGCCCAGGTGGGCATTACCCTCAACGAGCAGGTCCGCGACGACGTCCTAGTCCCAGCGGACCTAGCCTCGCTGGGCGGGAGGACGGTCACCGTGACCGGCGCCTTTGCCTATTCCGACCCCCAGGCCATCACCGTCGTGCCCGTAAGCATCAAGGTCGGGTCATGA
- a CDS encoding ribokinase encodes MSVVVVGSLNVDLNVTVERLPGPGETLLGAGGRTSPGGKGANQALAAALRGAEVRMVGAVGDDANAAVALSRLSQVGVDTSLVAGLDAPTGLAVCVVDGSGRNTIVVVPGANGLVGTAQVEAAAPAITRASVLVLQGEVPPGAVAAAVGVACGQAGGGGAGLPGRPRILLNLAPVIPLEAQVVRLADPLVVNEHEGRLVLTEVFGLVPASWEGRDDPDVAVARALLAQGLASVVMTLGERGAVALEAAEPDRLLAVPSPRVAVVDTVGAGDAFVGALAASLAAGGTLAQAVETGVRVGAYACTGRGAQDSYPGPRDELPR; translated from the coding sequence ATGAGTGTCGTGGTGGTGGGGTCGCTCAACGTGGATCTCAACGTGACTGTGGAGCGTCTGCCCGGGCCGGGGGAGACCCTTCTGGGCGCTGGTGGCCGCACGAGTCCCGGCGGCAAGGGGGCCAACCAGGCGCTCGCCGCCGCCCTGCGCGGGGCCGAGGTGCGCATGGTGGGGGCCGTCGGCGACGACGCCAACGCTGCCGTCGCCCTGAGCCGCCTGTCACAGGTGGGCGTGGACACGTCCCTGGTGGCTGGCCTGGATGCGCCCACGGGGCTGGCCGTGTGCGTGGTGGATGGTTCTGGGCGGAACACCATCGTCGTCGTCCCGGGCGCCAACGGGTTGGTTGGCACCGCCCAGGTGGAGGCGGCCGCGCCAGCGATTACCCGTGCCAGCGTCCTGGTGCTCCAGGGAGAGGTTCCTCCTGGCGCGGTGGCTGCGGCCGTGGGTGTGGCGTGCGGACAGGCTGGTGGGGGCGGGGCCGGGCTCCCCGGGCGGCCTCGTATCCTTCTCAACCTTGCTCCCGTCATCCCGCTGGAGGCGCAGGTTGTGCGCCTGGCAGACCCTCTGGTGGTCAACGAGCACGAGGGCCGACTGGTCCTCACGGAGGTCTTCGGGCTCGTCCCGGCCTCCTGGGAGGGGCGGGACGACCCGGACGTCGCGGTGGCCCGCGCCCTCCTGGCCCAGGGCCTGGCCTCGGTGGTCATGACCCTGGGGGAGCGGGGCGCGGTCGCGCTGGAGGCGGCAGAGCCCGACAGGCTGCTGGCCGTCCCCTCGCCCCGGGTGGCGGTGGTGGACACGGTGGGTGCCGGGGACGCCTTCGTGGGTGCGCTGGCGGCCAGCCTGGCGGCGGGTGGCACGCTCGCCCAGGCTGTGGAGACCGGGGTGCGGGTGGGGGCCTACGCCTGCACTGGCCGTGGCGCCCAGGACTCCTACCCGGGGCCCAGGGACGAGCTGCCGCGGTAG